One window from the genome of Acanthochromis polyacanthus isolate Apoly-LR-REF ecotype Palm Island chromosome 21, KAUST_Apoly_ChrSc, whole genome shotgun sequence encodes:
- the cyth1a gene encoding cytohesin-1a isoform X4: MEGETYVPDDLTPEEQQELENIRRRKQELLEDIQRLKDEIAEVTSEIENLGSTEERKNMQRNKQVAMGRKKFNMDPKKGIQFLIENDLLKNTSDDIAQFLYKGEGLNKTAIGDYLGERDEFNIQVLHAFVELHEFTDLNLVQALRQFLWSFRLPGEAQKIDRMMEAFAQRYCQCNPGVFQSTDTCYILSFAIIMLNTSLHNPNVKDKPTVERFISMNRGINDGGDLPEDLLRNLYESIKNEPFKIPEDDGNDLTHTFFNPDREGWLLKLGGGRVKTWKRRWFILTDNCLYYFEYTTDKEPRGIIPLENLSIKEVEDKKPNCFELFIPDNKDQVIKACKTEADGRVVEGNHTFYRISAPTAEEKEEWMNSIKAAISRDPFYEMLAARKKKVSSMKRH; this comes from the exons TGCCTGACGACCTCACcccagaggagcagcaggagctgGAGAATATCCGCCGGCGCAagcaggagctgctggaggacattCAG CGGCTAAAGGATGAGATAGCAGAAGTGACTAGTGAGATTGAGAACCTGGGTTCCACTGAGGAGAG GAAAAATATGCAGAGGAATAAACAGGTGGCCATGGGCCGAAAAAAATTTAACATGGACCCCAAAAAG GGAATCCAGTTCCTGATTGAGAATGACTTGCTGAAGAACACCAGCGATGACATTGCTCAATTTCTCTACAAGGGTGAGGGCCTCAACAAAACAGCAATTGGAGATTACCTTGGAGAGAG AGATGAATTCAATATTCAGGTCCTCCATGCCTTTGTGGAGCTTCATGAATTCACAGACCTCAACCTGGTTCAGGCCCTAAG ACAGTTCCTGTGGAGTTTTCGGCTACCAGGAGAAGCCCAGAAGATTGACCGCATGATGGAGGCCTTTGCTCAGCGCTACTGCCAATGCAACCCTGGTGTTTTCCAGTCCACAG aCACCTGTTACATCCTGTCGTTTGCCATCATCATGCTAAACACCAGCCTCCACAATCCAAATGTGAAAGACAAGCCAACTGTGGAACGATTCATCTCCATGAACAGAGGCATAAATGATGGAGGGGACTTACCTGAAGACCTGCTCAGG AATCTGTATGAGAGCATCAAGAACGAGCCTTTCAAAATTCCAGAAGATGATGGCAACgacctcacacacactttcttcAATCCAGACAGAGAGGGCTGGCTGCTAAAACTGGG AGGGGGACGAGTTAAAACCTGGAAGAGGAGGTGGTTCATCCTCACAGACAACTGTCTGTACTACTTTGAGTACACCACA GACAAAGAGCCCAGGGGAATCATCCCACTCGAGAACCTGAGCATCAAGGAGGTGGAAGATAAAAAGCCT AACTGCTTTGAGCTTTTCATTCCTGACAACAAGGACCAGGTCATCAAAGCCTGTAAGACTGAGGCTGATGGACGTGTTGTGGAGGGCAACCACACCTTCTACCGTATCTCTGCCCCAACTGCTGAGGAAAAGGAGGAATGGATGAACAGCATCaa AGCAGCCATTAGCAGGGACCCCTTTTATGAGATGCTGGCAGCGAGGAAGAAGAAGGTGTCGTCCATGAAGAGGCACTAG
- the cyth1a gene encoding cytohesin-1a isoform X3, producing MVLKSEDGVVPDDLTPEEQQELENIRRRKQELLEDIQRLKDEIAEVTSEIENLGSTEERKNMQRNKQVAMGRKKFNMDPKKGIQFLIENDLLKNTSDDIAQFLYKGEGLNKTAIGDYLGERDEFNIQVLHAFVELHEFTDLNLVQALRQFLWSFRLPGEAQKIDRMMEAFAQRYCQCNPGVFQSTDTCYILSFAIIMLNTSLHNPNVKDKPTVERFISMNRGINDGGDLPEDLLRNLYESIKNEPFKIPEDDGNDLTHTFFNPDREGWLLKLGGGRVKTWKRRWFILTDNCLYYFEYTTDKEPRGIIPLENLSIKEVEDKKPNCFELFIPDNKDQVIKACKTEADGRVVEGNHTFYRISAPTAEEKEEWMNSIKAAISRDPFYEMLAARKKKVSSMKRH from the exons ATGGTGTTAAAGTCGGAAGACGGAGTAG TGCCTGACGACCTCACcccagaggagcagcaggagctgGAGAATATCCGCCGGCGCAagcaggagctgctggaggacattCAG CGGCTAAAGGATGAGATAGCAGAAGTGACTAGTGAGATTGAGAACCTGGGTTCCACTGAGGAGAG GAAAAATATGCAGAGGAATAAACAGGTGGCCATGGGCCGAAAAAAATTTAACATGGACCCCAAAAAG GGAATCCAGTTCCTGATTGAGAATGACTTGCTGAAGAACACCAGCGATGACATTGCTCAATTTCTCTACAAGGGTGAGGGCCTCAACAAAACAGCAATTGGAGATTACCTTGGAGAGAG AGATGAATTCAATATTCAGGTCCTCCATGCCTTTGTGGAGCTTCATGAATTCACAGACCTCAACCTGGTTCAGGCCCTAAG ACAGTTCCTGTGGAGTTTTCGGCTACCAGGAGAAGCCCAGAAGATTGACCGCATGATGGAGGCCTTTGCTCAGCGCTACTGCCAATGCAACCCTGGTGTTTTCCAGTCCACAG aCACCTGTTACATCCTGTCGTTTGCCATCATCATGCTAAACACCAGCCTCCACAATCCAAATGTGAAAGACAAGCCAACTGTGGAACGATTCATCTCCATGAACAGAGGCATAAATGATGGAGGGGACTTACCTGAAGACCTGCTCAGG AATCTGTATGAGAGCATCAAGAACGAGCCTTTCAAAATTCCAGAAGATGATGGCAACgacctcacacacactttcttcAATCCAGACAGAGAGGGCTGGCTGCTAAAACTGGG AGGGGGACGAGTTAAAACCTGGAAGAGGAGGTGGTTCATCCTCACAGACAACTGTCTGTACTACTTTGAGTACACCACA GACAAAGAGCCCAGGGGAATCATCCCACTCGAGAACCTGAGCATCAAGGAGGTGGAAGATAAAAAGCCT AACTGCTTTGAGCTTTTCATTCCTGACAACAAGGACCAGGTCATCAAAGCCTGTAAGACTGAGGCTGATGGACGTGTTGTGGAGGGCAACCACACCTTCTACCGTATCTCTGCCCCAACTGCTGAGGAAAAGGAGGAATGGATGAACAGCATCaa AGCAGCCATTAGCAGGGACCCCTTTTATGAGATGCTGGCAGCGAGGAAGAAGAAGGTGTCGTCCATGAAGAGGCACTAG
- the cyth1a gene encoding cytohesin-1a isoform X5: MQRNKQVAMGRKKFNMDPKKGIQFLIENDLLKNTSDDIAQFLYKGEGLNKTAIGDYLGERDEFNIQVLHAFVELHEFTDLNLVQALRQFLWSFRLPGEAQKIDRMMEAFAQRYCQCNPGVFQSTDTCYILSFAIIMLNTSLHNPNVKDKPTVERFISMNRGINDGGDLPEDLLRNLYESIKNEPFKIPEDDGNDLTHTFFNPDREGWLLKLGGGRVKTWKRRWFILTDNCLYYFEYTTDKEPRGIIPLENLSIKEVEDKKPNCFELFIPDNKDQVIKACKTEADGRVVEGNHTFYRISAPTAEEKEEWMNSIKAAISRDPFYEMLAARKKKVSSMKRH, encoded by the exons ATGCAGAGGAATAAACAGGTGGCCATGGGCCGAAAAAAATTTAACATGGACCCCAAAAAG GGAATCCAGTTCCTGATTGAGAATGACTTGCTGAAGAACACCAGCGATGACATTGCTCAATTTCTCTACAAGGGTGAGGGCCTCAACAAAACAGCAATTGGAGATTACCTTGGAGAGAG AGATGAATTCAATATTCAGGTCCTCCATGCCTTTGTGGAGCTTCATGAATTCACAGACCTCAACCTGGTTCAGGCCCTAAG ACAGTTCCTGTGGAGTTTTCGGCTACCAGGAGAAGCCCAGAAGATTGACCGCATGATGGAGGCCTTTGCTCAGCGCTACTGCCAATGCAACCCTGGTGTTTTCCAGTCCACAG aCACCTGTTACATCCTGTCGTTTGCCATCATCATGCTAAACACCAGCCTCCACAATCCAAATGTGAAAGACAAGCCAACTGTGGAACGATTCATCTCCATGAACAGAGGCATAAATGATGGAGGGGACTTACCTGAAGACCTGCTCAGG AATCTGTATGAGAGCATCAAGAACGAGCCTTTCAAAATTCCAGAAGATGATGGCAACgacctcacacacactttcttcAATCCAGACAGAGAGGGCTGGCTGCTAAAACTGGG AGGGGGACGAGTTAAAACCTGGAAGAGGAGGTGGTTCATCCTCACAGACAACTGTCTGTACTACTTTGAGTACACCACA GACAAAGAGCCCAGGGGAATCATCCCACTCGAGAACCTGAGCATCAAGGAGGTGGAAGATAAAAAGCCT AACTGCTTTGAGCTTTTCATTCCTGACAACAAGGACCAGGTCATCAAAGCCTGTAAGACTGAGGCTGATGGACGTGTTGTGGAGGGCAACCACACCTTCTACCGTATCTCTGCCCCAACTGCTGAGGAAAAGGAGGAATGGATGAACAGCATCaa AGCAGCCATTAGCAGGGACCCCTTTTATGAGATGCTGGCAGCGAGGAAGAAGAAGGTGTCGTCCATGAAGAGGCACTAG
- the cyth1a gene encoding cytohesin-1a isoform X2: MGSVSELCVSSLQTFLCPAVKPLEQAPVPDDLTPEEQQELENIRRRKQELLEDIQRLKDEIAEVTSEIENLGSTEERKNMQRNKQVAMGRKKFNMDPKKGIQFLIENDLLKNTSDDIAQFLYKGEGLNKTAIGDYLGERDEFNIQVLHAFVELHEFTDLNLVQALRQFLWSFRLPGEAQKIDRMMEAFAQRYCQCNPGVFQSTDTCYILSFAIIMLNTSLHNPNVKDKPTVERFISMNRGINDGGDLPEDLLRNLYESIKNEPFKIPEDDGNDLTHTFFNPDREGWLLKLGGGRVKTWKRRWFILTDNCLYYFEYTTDKEPRGIIPLENLSIKEVEDKKPNCFELFIPDNKDQVIKACKTEADGRVVEGNHTFYRISAPTAEEKEEWMNSIKAAISRDPFYEMLAARKKKVSSMKRH; this comes from the exons ATGGGATCAGTGAGTGAACTGTGCGTGTCGAGCCTTCAGACGTTCTTGTGTCCAGCTGTCAAGCCACTTGAGCAAGCACCAG TGCCTGACGACCTCACcccagaggagcagcaggagctgGAGAATATCCGCCGGCGCAagcaggagctgctggaggacattCAG CGGCTAAAGGATGAGATAGCAGAAGTGACTAGTGAGATTGAGAACCTGGGTTCCACTGAGGAGAG GAAAAATATGCAGAGGAATAAACAGGTGGCCATGGGCCGAAAAAAATTTAACATGGACCCCAAAAAG GGAATCCAGTTCCTGATTGAGAATGACTTGCTGAAGAACACCAGCGATGACATTGCTCAATTTCTCTACAAGGGTGAGGGCCTCAACAAAACAGCAATTGGAGATTACCTTGGAGAGAG AGATGAATTCAATATTCAGGTCCTCCATGCCTTTGTGGAGCTTCATGAATTCACAGACCTCAACCTGGTTCAGGCCCTAAG ACAGTTCCTGTGGAGTTTTCGGCTACCAGGAGAAGCCCAGAAGATTGACCGCATGATGGAGGCCTTTGCTCAGCGCTACTGCCAATGCAACCCTGGTGTTTTCCAGTCCACAG aCACCTGTTACATCCTGTCGTTTGCCATCATCATGCTAAACACCAGCCTCCACAATCCAAATGTGAAAGACAAGCCAACTGTGGAACGATTCATCTCCATGAACAGAGGCATAAATGATGGAGGGGACTTACCTGAAGACCTGCTCAGG AATCTGTATGAGAGCATCAAGAACGAGCCTTTCAAAATTCCAGAAGATGATGGCAACgacctcacacacactttcttcAATCCAGACAGAGAGGGCTGGCTGCTAAAACTGG GAG GGGGACGAGTTAAAACCTGGAAGAGGAGGTGGTTCATCCTCACAGACAACTGTCTGTACTACTTTGAGTACACCACA GACAAAGAGCCCAGGGGAATCATCCCACTCGAGAACCTGAGCATCAAGGAGGTGGAAGATAAAAAGCCT AACTGCTTTGAGCTTTTCATTCCTGACAACAAGGACCAGGTCATCAAAGCCTGTAAGACTGAGGCTGATGGACGTGTTGTGGAGGGCAACCACACCTTCTACCGTATCTCTGCCCCAACTGCTGAGGAAAAGGAGGAATGGATGAACAGCATCaa AGCAGCCATTAGCAGGGACCCCTTTTATGAGATGCTGGCAGCGAGGAAGAAGAAGGTGTCGTCCATGAAGAGGCACTAG
- the cyth1a gene encoding cytohesin-1a isoform X1 — MGSVSELCVSSLQTFLCPAVKPLEQAPVPDDLTPEEQQELENIRRRKQELLEDIQRLKDEIAEVTSEIENLGSTEERKNMQRNKQVAMGRKKFNMDPKKGIQFLIENDLLKNTSDDIAQFLYKGEGLNKTAIGDYLGERDEFNIQVLHAFVELHEFTDLNLVQALRQFLWSFRLPGEAQKIDRMMEAFAQRYCQCNPGVFQSTDTCYILSFAIIMLNTSLHNPNVKDKPTVERFISMNRGINDGGDLPEDLLRNLYESIKNEPFKIPEDDGNDLTHTFFNPDREGWLLKLGGRVKTWKRRWFILTDNCLYYFEYTTDKEPRGIIPLENLSIKEVEDKKPNCFELFIPDNKDQVIKACKTEADGRVVEGNHTFYRISAPTAEEKEEWMNSIKAAISRDPFYEMLAARKKKVSSMKRH; from the exons ATGGGATCAGTGAGTGAACTGTGCGTGTCGAGCCTTCAGACGTTCTTGTGTCCAGCTGTCAAGCCACTTGAGCAAGCACCAG TGCCTGACGACCTCACcccagaggagcagcaggagctgGAGAATATCCGCCGGCGCAagcaggagctgctggaggacattCAG CGGCTAAAGGATGAGATAGCAGAAGTGACTAGTGAGATTGAGAACCTGGGTTCCACTGAGGAGAG GAAAAATATGCAGAGGAATAAACAGGTGGCCATGGGCCGAAAAAAATTTAACATGGACCCCAAAAAG GGAATCCAGTTCCTGATTGAGAATGACTTGCTGAAGAACACCAGCGATGACATTGCTCAATTTCTCTACAAGGGTGAGGGCCTCAACAAAACAGCAATTGGAGATTACCTTGGAGAGAG AGATGAATTCAATATTCAGGTCCTCCATGCCTTTGTGGAGCTTCATGAATTCACAGACCTCAACCTGGTTCAGGCCCTAAG ACAGTTCCTGTGGAGTTTTCGGCTACCAGGAGAAGCCCAGAAGATTGACCGCATGATGGAGGCCTTTGCTCAGCGCTACTGCCAATGCAACCCTGGTGTTTTCCAGTCCACAG aCACCTGTTACATCCTGTCGTTTGCCATCATCATGCTAAACACCAGCCTCCACAATCCAAATGTGAAAGACAAGCCAACTGTGGAACGATTCATCTCCATGAACAGAGGCATAAATGATGGAGGGGACTTACCTGAAGACCTGCTCAGG AATCTGTATGAGAGCATCAAGAACGAGCCTTTCAAAATTCCAGAAGATGATGGCAACgacctcacacacactttcttcAATCCAGACAGAGAGGGCTGGCTGCTAAAACTGG GGGGACGAGTTAAAACCTGGAAGAGGAGGTGGTTCATCCTCACAGACAACTGTCTGTACTACTTTGAGTACACCACA GACAAAGAGCCCAGGGGAATCATCCCACTCGAGAACCTGAGCATCAAGGAGGTGGAAGATAAAAAGCCT AACTGCTTTGAGCTTTTCATTCCTGACAACAAGGACCAGGTCATCAAAGCCTGTAAGACTGAGGCTGATGGACGTGTTGTGGAGGGCAACCACACCTTCTACCGTATCTCTGCCCCAACTGCTGAGGAAAAGGAGGAATGGATGAACAGCATCaa AGCAGCCATTAGCAGGGACCCCTTTTATGAGATGCTGGCAGCGAGGAAGAAGAAGGTGTCGTCCATGAAGAGGCACTAG